The Microbacter sp. GSS18 genome has a segment encoding these proteins:
- a CDS encoding branched-chain amino acid ABC transporter permease yields the protein MALFLMLLGVFATSAPALAAEGDPYRISGNVQLDGEPLEGVALSIDGPGGLQEVVTDENGQWVVFVPERGEEYVVTLDENTLPEGIAVVDEEDDTPNVKEVEMSQGGRVTVNFFIGEGERNVTSFFDQLVQRVVQGISFGLMLALAAVGLTLVYGTTGISNFAHGEMVTFGAIAGFLLVAPSALSLPWWLGYPLAVVLGAVLGLVMDMWLWRPLRKRRVGIVQLMIVSIGLSLAMRYIFQFFIGGGTLQLPAASAPKIPLFGAVQMSVIDLASIGISIVVIVAFAFWLTKSRIGKATRAISDNPSLAAASGIDVDFVVRVVWILASALAALAGILYAYYRPGIRWDMGAQLLLLMFAAVVLGGLGTAYGALIGALIVGVVVEASSLWIPADLKFASGLFILIVILLFRPQGILGRRERIG from the coding sequence GTGGCGTTGTTCCTGATGCTCCTGGGCGTGTTCGCGACGTCGGCTCCGGCCCTCGCCGCCGAAGGCGACCCGTATCGCATCAGCGGCAACGTCCAGCTCGACGGCGAGCCGCTGGAGGGCGTGGCGCTCTCCATCGACGGCCCCGGCGGGCTGCAGGAGGTCGTGACCGACGAGAACGGCCAGTGGGTCGTGTTCGTTCCCGAGCGCGGCGAGGAATACGTCGTCACCCTCGACGAGAACACGCTGCCCGAGGGCATCGCGGTCGTCGACGAAGAGGACGACACCCCCAACGTCAAAGAAGTGGAGATGAGCCAGGGCGGTCGCGTCACGGTGAACTTCTTCATCGGCGAGGGCGAGCGCAACGTCACGAGCTTCTTCGACCAGCTGGTGCAGCGCGTCGTGCAGGGCATCAGCTTCGGCCTGATGCTGGCCCTCGCCGCGGTCGGCCTGACCCTCGTGTACGGCACGACCGGCATCTCGAACTTCGCCCACGGCGAGATGGTCACCTTCGGCGCGATAGCCGGCTTCCTGCTCGTCGCGCCGTCGGCGCTGTCGCTGCCGTGGTGGCTCGGCTACCCCCTGGCGGTGGTGCTCGGCGCAGTGCTCGGCCTGGTCATGGACATGTGGCTGTGGCGACCATTGCGAAAGCGCCGCGTCGGCATCGTGCAGCTGATGATCGTGAGCATCGGCCTGTCGCTCGCGATGCGCTACATCTTCCAGTTCTTCATCGGCGGCGGAACGCTTCAGCTGCCCGCCGCATCGGCGCCCAAGATCCCGCTCTTCGGCGCGGTGCAGATGAGCGTCATCGACCTGGCCTCGATCGGGATCTCGATCGTCGTCATCGTCGCGTTCGCGTTCTGGCTGACGAAGTCGCGCATCGGCAAGGCGACCCGCGCGATCTCAGACAACCCGTCCCTGGCGGCGGCATCCGGCATCGACGTCGACTTCGTCGTGCGCGTGGTGTGGATCCTCGCCAGCGCGCTCGCGGCGCTCGCGGGCATCCTCTACGCGTACTACCGCCCCGGCATCCGCTGGGACATGGGTGCGCAGCTGCTGCTGCTGATGTTCGCCGCGGTCGTCCTCGGCGGTCTCGGAACCGCGTATGGCGCCCTGATCGGCGCACTCATCGTCGGCGTCGTGGTCGAGGCGTCGAGCCTGTGGATCCCCGCCGACCTGAAGTTCGCGAGCGGACTGTTCATCCTGATCGTGATCCTGCTGTTCCGACCACAGGGCATCCTCGGTCGACGCGAGAGAATAGGTTAA